DNA from bacterium:
GGGTTAAAAGTATCTCGAATTTGTCTTGGTGCTATGAATTTTAATAAATTTGAAGTAGAAACCGAGAGCATAAACATTATAAATGAAGCACTCGATATGGGTATTAATTTTATAGATACCGCTGACTGTTACGGGAAATCTGAAGAGATTGTTGGTAAAGCGCTTGAAGGTAAAAGAGAAGATTTGGTTCTTGCCACGAAATGTTGGGCTGGTGGACACAGGTTTGGAGGGAAAAATAATAGAGGTAGTTCAAGGGCTTATATTTTTAGGTCTGTTGAAGAGTCTTTAAGGAAACTTAAGACAGATTATATAGATCTATTTATAATGCACCGTCCTGATGAGGTGTTACCTGATTTAGGTAAAAACCCCACCCCTACAGAGGAAACTATGAGTGCTCTGACCGACCTTGTAAAAGAAGGTAAGGTAAGATATATAGGTTCTTCTTGTTACCAGTCCTGGAAACTTGTTGAGAGCCAAATGTTGGGTCGGTATGAAGGGTTTGAGAAAATCTGTTGTGACCAATTGAAATATAATATCCTTGATAGGCACGTTGAACGGCAAGTGTTGCCAGTATGTAAAAAGTATGGGATTGGAGTAAATATCTTTAGTCCGCTCGAGTTTGGATGGTTATCAGGTAAGTACCATAGAAACCAGCCACCTCCAGAAGATTCAAGAGGCGCAAGAAAAAGTATGGTGAACCTTGAGAGTGATAGTGCTAACAGATTTTTTGATATACTTGAAAAACTTGAACCAATAGTAAAAGACCTTGGTATAACAATGTCTCAGTTTTCTCTTGCGTGGCTTTTACATAGACCTGTGGTAACAAGTATTATAGCAGGACCCAGATTAATAGAACATTTAAGGGATAATGTGAAAGCGGTTGAAGTAAAACTTAGTCAAGAGATTATGGACGAGGTAGACAAGATATCAAAGCCACGTTCAGGTGATAATCCTAACTATGTTAATCATTCCCTATAAGTATTAATAGTTGGTTTGTGGGATGGGACGCTGAAACCCTGCCTTTTCGTAAGGCAGGGTTTCCCTTTTTAATATTAGTTAAAATAAAATTCAACAATATCTTTGTCTGATATTTTTGAGTTAGGTCCTAAAAACTTCAATCCGCCTGCACTCTTAACTTTCTGCCAATCTCCCATTGCCAAAAAATCTTTATAACTCACAACAGCCGCTCTAATAAACCCTTTTTCTATATCTTTATGTACTTTTCCTGCAGATTCTTTTGCATTT
Protein-coding regions in this window:
- a CDS encoding aldo/keto reductase, producing MEMQYVNLGSTGLKVSRICLGAMNFNKFEVETESINIINEALDMGINFIDTADCYGKSEEIVGKALEGKREDLVLATKCWAGGHRFGGKNNRGSSRAYIFRSVEESLRKLKTDYIDLFIMHRPDEVLPDLGKNPTPTEETMSALTDLVKEGKVRYIGSSCYQSWKLVESQMLGRYEGFEKICCDQLKYNILDRHVERQVLPVCKKYGIGVNIFSPLEFGWLSGKYHRNQPPPEDSRGARKSMVNLESDSANRFFDILEKLEPIVKDLGITMSQFSLAWLLHRPVVTSIIAGPRLIEHLRDNVKAVEVKLSQEIMDEVDKISKPRSGDNPNYVNHSL